The following are encoded together in the Campylobacter concisus genome:
- the trpC gene encoding indole-3-glycerol phosphate synthase TrpC: MILDEIIKKTKDDLEKRKADFPEEWLGRSLAYNPYVPRDVLSALRASQNEPIKIIAEIKKASPSKGVIREDFEPIKIAQEYEPYANAFSILTEPHWFKGNIEYITQVRRYASRPILRKDFIVDKYQILEALVYGADFILLIAKALTQNELKELLDYAHHLGLEVLVETHDASDVKKAIFAGANIVGINHRNLDDFTMDMSLCEKLIPLLPNGKIIVAESGLYEHEQLRQLSKIGVDAFLIGEHFMRQDDIKNAVKKIKEGE; this comes from the coding sequence ATGATACTTGATGAGATAATTAAAAAGACTAAAGATGATCTTGAAAAAAGAAAAGCAGACTTCCCTGAGGAGTGGCTTGGTCGCTCACTAGCTTATAACCCATACGTGCCAAGAGATGTTTTAAGTGCGCTTAGAGCAAGTCAAAACGAGCCGATAAAAATAATAGCTGAGATCAAAAAAGCAAGCCCAAGTAAGGGGGTGATAAGAGAAGACTTTGAACCTATAAAAATCGCTCAGGAATACGAGCCATACGCAAATGCTTTTAGTATCTTGACTGAGCCACATTGGTTTAAAGGCAACATCGAGTATATCACTCAAGTTAGGCGCTACGCATCAAGGCCGATCCTTAGAAAAGATTTTATCGTTGATAAGTATCAAATTCTAGAAGCTCTTGTTTATGGGGCAGACTTTATCTTGCTCATCGCAAAAGCACTAACTCAAAATGAGCTAAAAGAGCTTTTAGACTACGCTCATCATTTAGGGCTCGAGGTTTTGGTTGAAACTCACGACGCGAGTGATGTGAAAAAGGCTATCTTTGCAGGAGCAAATATAGTAGGTATAAATCACAGAAATTTAGATGATTTTACGATGGATATGAGCCTTTGCGAGAAGCTCATACCACTTTTGCCAAATGGCAAGATAATAGTCGCTGAAAGCGGTCTTTACGAGCATGAACAGCTTAGGCAGCTAAGCAAAATAGGCGTAGATGCTTTCTTGATAGGAGAGCATTTTATGAGGCAAGACGATATAAAAAATGCCGTCAAAAAGATAAAGGAGGGCGAGTAA
- a CDS encoding HIT family protein — protein sequence MQHLCAPWRSEYFSAKKDSCVFCDVINSDDDDKNGVLFRAKHCFGIMNLYPYSPGHFMIIPNHHTDKIEELDEQTWFEMSKFVRLGVEILKKELYANGVNIGMNLGKAAGAGIAEHVHYHLVPRWNGDTNFITTISDVRVNGTPFYPLFEKLKKAFSAVI from the coding sequence ATGCAGCACCTTTGTGCTCCTTGGAGAAGCGAATACTTTAGTGCCAAAAAAGATAGCTGTGTTTTTTGTGATGTTATAAACTCAGATGATGATGATAAAAATGGTGTGCTTTTTCGAGCTAAACATTGTTTTGGGATTATGAATTTATATCCGTATTCTCCAGGTCATTTTATGATAATACCAAACCACCACACCGATAAGATCGAAGAGCTTGACGAGCAGACTTGGTTTGAGATGAGTAAATTTGTAAGGCTTGGAGTTGAAATTTTAAAAAAAGAGCTTTATGCTAATGGCGTAAATATAGGTATGAATTTAGGCAAGGCCGCAGGAGCTGGCATAGCTGAGCACGTGCATTATCACCTTGTGCCAAGGTGGAATGGTGATACAAATTTTATAACCACCATCTCTGATGTGAGAGTAAATGGCACGCCATTTT